CCGAGAGATGTCAGCAGCGAGACGCACTCGCCGCTATCCATGCTCTTGCCTTTGAGCTCGGCGATAAACTGTAAATGTTCGATCGCCGTGAGTTCGGCGTAGAGTTCGAGATACGGAGCTGCGTAGCCGAGATAGGGCTGATACTCGTCCTTCGGGATCGGCTTGCTTTCGACGTGATAGGCAACGCTTCCCTTCGTTGGCGAGAGCACGCTTGCTATCATCTTCAGTAGCGTTGTTTTCCCGGTGCCGTTCGAACCGGTGATCGCGACGATCTCGCCGGCACGCAGTTCGAACGAGACGGGCGCAAATAGAGGCGCAGCGTTGAAGCGCTTCGTGAGTCCTTCGGCAGTAAGCGTGGCGGTGCTCGTCACGGTGGGTTGTTACTTCGAGCGTTTCTTGGCGGCCGCCTTCGCGAGCTTCGCTTCTTCTTCGGCGATATGGCGGCGACGAGCAAGGCGGTCGTGGCGACGCACGGAAGCAGCATTGTAGCGGGCTTTCTCCTCGGCGCTTACCGGGACGACTTCCGGCACCGGCACAGGGTGACCGATCTCGTCAATAGCAACGAACGTCAGGTAACCGGTATTGACGTGACGGTGGTGACCCGTGTGAATGTCTTCGACTTCGACACGTACCCCGACTTCCATCGAAGTCGTGAACGCGCGGTTGACGCTTGCTCGAAGATGCACGACCTGACCCAACTTCACAGGACCGAGAAAGTTGATCTCGTCGACACTGGCCGTCACGCAGATGCGTCCCGAGTGCTTTGCTGCGGCAAGCGCTGCGCAAATATCCATCCAGTGCATGAGCGTACCGCCTCGGAGGTTGCCGAGGACGTTAGTATCGTTCGGCAGGACGAGTTCGGTCATCTCGATCTTCGATGCGCTGACGCGTTTCGGTCGTTGCTTGCTCATGGTGGTGGTGGTGGGGTGAGTTATTTGAGCGAGATCTGCTGGCGAAGCTTCATCGCGCGTTCGCGCTGCGCCGGCGTTGCCGACGAGAGGTACTTCTGATCGAACGCATCGAGTGCATCCATCGCTTCGCGAGACTTTTTGCGCGAGTACTGCACCTCCGCGATGCGAAGCTGCGCCTCGCTGGCCGACGGCGTATCGTAGTATTGATCGAGCACGCGCTCGAAATACTTCAATGCAGACTTCCGGTCGATCAACTTAATATACAGCTCCGCCGACATCAGCACCTTCGCACCGAGCTTGTTTCGGAGTTCCGCGATGCGCGACGTGGCACTATCCTGGAGCGGTTTCGAGGCTCTCGGACAATCGCGAAGAAACGTCTGATACTCGGTAATGGCGTAGCCAGTGTATGTCTGGTCGAGCTCCGTTCGCGGCGAGAGACCGTAGTAGCATTCGGCGACCATGAACTGTGCGCGGTCGGCAAATTCGGAATTCGGGTAGTTGCGCCGCACCGCACGAAAATCGACGGCGGCACTGATATATGTCTCGCTCTTGTAGCGCGACATCCCTTCGAGGAACGCCGCTTCGGCAGCAAATTCAGAGGTCGGCGCCTGCAACCGGACTTCATCGAAAATGGAAGTCGCGAGCAGCCAGTCTTCTTTTCCATAGGCCGCTTTGCCGTCGGCGAACCGTTTTTCGGGGGAATACTTCCCGACCGATGTTTCGGTGGATTTCGTCGGACCGCAGGAGATAAGCGCTGCGGCGATGAATGCAAGTGCGATCGTCAGTAGGTTCTTCACAAGAACGGTTCAACTGCGAA
This Bacteroidota bacterium DNA region includes the following protein-coding sequences:
- a CDS encoding ABC transporter ATP-binding protein, which gives rise to MTSTATLTAEGLTKRFNAAPLFAPVSFELRAGEIVAITGSNGTGKTTLLKMIASVLSPTKGSVAYHVESKPIPKDEYQPYLGYAAPYLELYAELTAIEHLQFIAELKGKSMDSGECVSLLTSLGLEAAVAHSDRQVKQYSSGMQQRVKLAMAFALAPRFIFLDEPSSNLDAAGIERLFHHITDAAHNGAIVMIATNDAAETELATRRVAVERYVAPSRQA
- a CDS encoding acyl-CoA thioesterase translates to MSKQRPKRVSASKIEMTELVLPNDTNVLGNLRGGTLMHWMDICAALAAAKHSGRICVTASVDEINFLGPVKLGQVVHLRASVNRAFTTSMEVGVRVEVEDIHTGHHRHVNTGYLTFVAIDEIGHPVPVPEVVPVSAEEKARYNAASVRRHDRLARRRHIAEEEAKLAKAAAKKRSK
- the bamD gene encoding outer membrane protein assembly factor BamD; its protein translation is MKNLLTIALAFIAAALISCGPTKSTETSVGKYSPEKRFADGKAAYGKEDWLLATSIFDEVRLQAPTSEFAAEAAFLEGMSRYKSETYISAAVDFRAVRRNYPNSEFADRAQFMVAECYYGLSPRTELDQTYTGYAITEYQTFLRDCPRASKPLQDSATSRIAELRNKLGAKVLMSAELYIKLIDRKSALKYFERVLDQYYDTPSASEAQLRIAEVQYSRKKSREAMDALDAFDQKYLSSATPAQRERAMKLRQQISLK